A stretch of DNA from Novipirellula galeiformis:
TTCTGTCAATCATCTTCCTGTAAACCAACTCCCCAGAAACGAACAACCCCATGCCGATTGAGCTGCGATTGTGAGTAGCGATCTCATCCAGAAGGCTGGGCGGCGGAAATCAGATAAACAGAAAAATGAGTGGCAGGGAATGAAACGCAGTCACTCCATTTTTCTGTCAATCATCTTCCTGTAAACAAATCCCGAGAAACGAACAAGCCCACGCCGATTGACCGCGATTGTGCTTAGCGATCTCGTCCAGAAGTCTGGGCGCCGGAAATCAGATAAACAGAAAAATGAGTGACAGGAAAATGAAACGCACTCGCCCCATCTTTCTGTCAAACATCTTCCTGTTAACCAAACCACCCCAGAAACGAACAAGCCCACGCCGATTGACCGCGATTGTGCTTAGCGATCTCGTCCAGAAGTCTGGGCGACGGAAATCAGATAAACAGAAAAATGAGTGGCAGGGAATGAAACGCAGTCACTCCATTTTTCTGTCAATCATCTTCCTGTAAACAAATCCCAAGAGACGAACAACACCATGCCGATTGAGCTGCGATTCACGCCTGAGCGTTGGGATCAGGAGCGATTTACGAAAGTCGCCTATGAAGTGCTTGGGAAGACCTTTGATATTCATAATGAATTTGGCCGGTTCTTTGACGAAGAGATTTACAAACGTGAATTGGGATTTCGTGTTGGCGGTCTCTCCTTGGAAGAACCCATTGACGTTGTGTTTAAAAGCTATCGGAAACAATATTTCATCGACGTATTAGCGGGGTCTGGAGCGATATTTGAATTCAAGGCCACTGAATCACTGACGGAACGACATCGATCACAGCTCATCAACTATTTGTTACTTACCGGCCTACCTCGTGGAGTGTTGATCAATGTACGAACTGAAAAAGTTCAGCATGAGTTTGTGAACTGTACACTAATGCCTGCCGACCGCCAGCAATTTGAGATCGACGATAAGCTTTGGCAAGCTGAAACCCAACGCGAGATTGATTTGAGGAACTGGGTGGAAGGTTTCCTTCGTGATATTGGCGTTGGACTCGATGTTGCCCTGTACGAAGATGTCGCGACAGAATTCCTGGGTGGCGAGCGACGGGTCGTACAAAATGTGGAAATTGTTTCGCAGAACGGTAATCTGGGAAGTCAAAAATTCAGACTGTGCCGCCCACGCATCGCTTTTCGAATCACTGCACTCGCCGACCAGTTACATATTTTTGAGCATCACGCCCGCAGAATCCTTAATCACACTGCACTCAAAGCGATTCACTGGATCAATATCAACCGATCGATGGTCACCT
This window harbors:
- a CDS encoding GxxExxY protein, coding for MAGNETQSLHFSVNHLPVNKSQETNNTMPIELRFTPERWDQERFTKVAYEVLGKTFDIHNEFGRFFDEEIYKRELGFRVGGLSLEEPIDVVFKSYRKQYFIDVLAGSGAIFEFKATESLTERHRSQLINYLLLTGLPRGVLINVRTEKVQHEFVNCTLMPADRQQFEIDDKLWQAETQREIDLRNWVEGFLRDIGVGLDVALYEDVATEFLGGERRVVQNVEIVSQNGNLGSQKFRLCRPRIAFRITALADQLHIFEHHARRILNHTALKAIHWININRSMVTFKTLTA